The following proteins are co-located in the Spirosoma montaniterrae genome:
- a CDS encoding ferredoxin--NADP reductase produces the protein MATRYFLKVKDVVRETPDAVTITFWHPINEEIRYQPGQFLTFLLNISGQKVRRSYSMASSPHVDVSLAVSVKRVPGGLVSNYLCDRIRPGDVLETLEPMGTFVPKLDSQHRRNVVLIGAGSGITPLFSMAKSVLHVEPNSRVWLIYGNRNQESIIYKAHLDAMEQAYGPTRFRVTHVLSQPNFGWTGPEGRLNQHLLSQMLEQLPAAELQNASFYLCGPDGMMAEARAALSLVGVLADRIYKESYTTALVPAGESTPGDVTEEPLTDDEDNDSPEVTVLYEGSEYKFAVAPHQTILEAALELDIDLPYSCQAGMCTACLGRCTSGKVKLDEEDGLSDSELKAGYVLTCVAHPVGPNVVIEIE, from the coding sequence ATGGCAACTCGCTATTTTCTAAAAGTAAAAGACGTCGTTCGGGAAACGCCCGACGCCGTAACTATAACCTTCTGGCACCCGATCAACGAAGAAATTCGTTATCAGCCGGGGCAGTTCCTGACATTTTTGCTCAACATTAGCGGCCAAAAAGTCCGTCGCTCGTACTCGATGGCCTCCTCCCCCCACGTCGACGTGTCGCTGGCGGTGTCGGTGAAGCGTGTGCCGGGCGGTTTGGTTTCCAACTACCTCTGCGACCGTATCCGGCCCGGCGACGTGCTGGAAACGCTGGAACCAATGGGTACGTTTGTGCCGAAACTCGACTCGCAACATCGGCGTAACGTGGTGCTGATTGGCGCGGGAAGTGGCATTACGCCCCTGTTTTCGATGGCAAAATCGGTGCTGCACGTTGAACCAAACAGCCGCGTGTGGCTCATCTACGGCAACCGGAATCAGGAATCGATTATCTATAAAGCGCATTTAGACGCGATGGAGCAGGCATACGGGCCTACCCGTTTCCGCGTCACGCACGTACTGAGCCAACCTAATTTCGGCTGGACGGGGCCGGAAGGTCGGCTGAACCAGCATTTGCTGAGCCAGATGCTCGAACAACTGCCTGCCGCTGAATTGCAGAATGCCAGTTTCTACCTCTGCGGCCCCGATGGCATGATGGCCGAAGCCCGCGCGGCCCTGTCGCTGGTGGGCGTTCTGGCAGATCGGATCTACAAGGAAAGCTACACGACAGCCCTCGTTCCGGCGGGCGAATCCACGCCGGGCGACGTTACTGAGGAACCGCTCACCGACGATGAAGACAATGATTCGCCGGAGGTAACGGTGTTGTATGAAGGCAGCGAATACAAATTCGCCGTAGCTCCGCATCAGACCATTCTGGAAGCAGCGTTGGAATTGGATATTGACCTGCCCTACTCGTGTCAGGCGGGCATGTGTACGGCCTGTTTGGGTCGCTGCACGTCGGGCAAGGTAAAATTAGACGAAGAAGACGGTTTGTCGGACTCCGAACTAAAAGCGGGCTACGTGCTGACCTGCGTAGCCCACCCCGTTGGACCGAATGTGGTGATCGAAATCGAGTAA
- a CDS encoding M3 family oligoendopeptidase → MTPTETLTLPSRPPRRFIGENLNLNGWADVQPLYDELLNRPLNSADDLRQWLIDRSELESYLSEDFAWRYIRMTCDTANESLLNQLNFFIAEIQPQMTAYGNDLDLKTVNSPYLSQLTDAGFDVMVRGMKKAIEIFRDENIPLQTELQTEERQYGAIAGAMTVTIDGREMTLPEASDRLQSTDRAIREDAWRKIGERRYQDHETLDQLFDRLRDLRHRVAVNAGFANFRDYSFAALGRFDYTPEDCFTFHESVAEAVVPLLNDLARERKRKLNVEPLRPWDAKVDVDGRPPLKPFETGAELVEKTIACFDRLTPPPTPPLKQGEGSEFGNDLRIMRAMGHLDLESRKGKAPGGYNYPLEEIGVPFIFMNATSSLRDVVTMVHEGGHAVHSFLTRDLPLKAFRNPPMEVAELASMSMELLSMDHWDVFFDNPADLRRAKLQHLESIIETLPWVATIDKFQHWIYENPAHTVAERRENWLHIYEQFADSVTDWSGFAYYKEYIWQRQLHLFEVPFYYIEYGIAQLGAIGVWRNYRRDPQAGLAGYKAALSLGYKAPIRDIYAAANVPFDFSRQHIRELIGFVEDEIKKLTAVES, encoded by the coding sequence ATGACCCCAACAGAAACACTGACTTTACCATCCCGCCCACCCCGGCGGTTTATTGGCGAAAACCTGAATCTGAACGGCTGGGCCGATGTGCAGCCGTTGTACGACGAACTGCTGAACCGTCCGCTCAACAGTGCCGACGACCTGCGGCAGTGGCTGATCGACCGAAGCGAGCTGGAATCGTACTTATCCGAAGACTTTGCCTGGCGGTACATCCGCATGACCTGCGACACGGCCAATGAGTCGTTGTTAAATCAGCTTAATTTTTTCATTGCCGAGATTCAGCCGCAGATGACCGCCTACGGCAACGACCTCGACCTGAAAACCGTTAATAGCCCGTATTTGAGCCAGTTAACCGACGCGGGTTTCGACGTGATGGTGCGCGGGATGAAAAAAGCCATCGAAATTTTCCGGGACGAAAACATACCGCTGCAAACCGAACTACAAACCGAGGAGCGGCAGTATGGAGCCATTGCCGGGGCTATGACAGTAACCATCGACGGGCGCGAAATGACGCTACCCGAAGCCTCCGACCGGCTGCAATCGACCGACCGGGCCATTCGCGAAGACGCCTGGCGCAAAATCGGGGAACGCCGGTATCAGGATCACGAAACCCTCGACCAATTGTTCGACCGGCTGCGCGACCTGCGGCACCGGGTGGCCGTTAACGCCGGTTTTGCCAACTTCCGCGATTATTCGTTTGCCGCACTGGGCCGCTTCGACTACACGCCCGAAGACTGCTTTACTTTTCACGAATCGGTGGCCGAGGCCGTAGTACCGTTATTGAACGACTTAGCCCGCGAGCGGAAACGGAAACTGAACGTGGAGCCGCTGCGCCCGTGGGACGCAAAAGTTGACGTTGACGGTCGCCCCCCGCTGAAGCCGTTTGAAACCGGAGCCGAGTTAGTCGAAAAAACCATCGCCTGTTTCGACCGATTGACCCCACCCCCAACCCCTCCCCTAAAACAAGGGGAGGGGAGCGAGTTTGGTAATGATCTGCGGATTATGCGGGCAATGGGCCACCTCGACCTGGAGTCGCGGAAGGGCAAGGCACCGGGCGGTTATAATTACCCCCTCGAAGAAATTGGCGTACCCTTTATTTTCATGAATGCCACCAGCAGCCTGCGCGACGTGGTGACGATGGTACATGAAGGGGGCCACGCCGTGCATTCGTTTCTGACACGCGATTTGCCGTTGAAAGCCTTCCGCAACCCACCGATGGAAGTAGCCGAACTGGCGTCGATGAGCATGGAATTATTGTCGATGGACCATTGGGACGTGTTTTTCGATAATCCAGCCGACCTGCGCCGGGCCAAACTGCAACACCTCGAATCGATTATCGAAACGCTGCCGTGGGTAGCTACCATCGATAAATTTCAACACTGGATTTACGAAAACCCGGCGCACACGGTGGCCGAACGACGCGAAAACTGGCTGCATATTTACGAGCAGTTTGCCGATTCTGTGACCGACTGGAGTGGGTTCGCTTATTACAAAGAATACATCTGGCAGCGACAATTGCATTTGTTTGAAGTGCCCTTTTATTACATTGAATATGGCATTGCTCAATTGGGTGCTATTGGCGTCTGGCGCAACTACCGGCGCGACCCGCAGGCCGGGCTTGCAGGCTACAAAGCCGCGTTGAGCTTAGGCTACAAAGCCCCCATACGCGACATTTACGCAGCCGCAAACGTACCATTCGACTTTTCGCGCCAACACATCCGCGAGTTAATCGGTTTTGTGGAAGACGAAATCAAAAAATTGACGGCTGTTGAGTCGTGA
- a CDS encoding BlaI/MecI/CopY family transcriptional regulator produces the protein MKPTDSELEILHVLWQNGPSTVRQVHENLSQNRDIGYTTALKLMQIMFEKGLLTRDEASKSHTYTAAVTEEDTQRGLIDRFVETAFRGSATKLVMQVLGQHKTSPEELDEIKQLLNRLNRD, from the coding sequence ATGAAACCAACCGATTCCGAACTTGAGATACTACACGTACTTTGGCAAAATGGCCCCAGTACGGTGCGACAGGTTCACGAAAATTTAAGCCAAAACCGCGACATTGGCTACACAACTGCCCTGAAACTAATGCAGATCATGTTTGAAAAAGGGCTGCTAACCCGCGACGAAGCCAGCAAATCGCACACCTACACCGCAGCCGTAACGGAAGAAGACACGCAGCGCGGGCTAATTGATCGATTCGTTGAAACGGCTTTTCGTGGTTCCGCGACGAAATTAGTGATGCAGGTCTTAGGTCAGCACAAAACCTCGCCCGAAGAGTTGGACGAGATTAAGCAGTTGTTGAATCGTCTGAACCGGGATTAG
- a CDS encoding serine hydrolase domain-containing protein, whose amino-acid sequence MLFLLRCSLLIALFSHTLRAQTLHRLDGSRLSADSLDHRIKHLMQVANVSGVAISVFNRNKPVFSQTYGLADVPRSVSLTPESVMYAASFAKTVFAYIAMQLVQEGKLNLDQPLITYLNKPLPDYKIDGWNRGYQHLREDRRYEKITARMCLSHTTGFPNWRWFEPDKKLKIKFEPGTRYSYSGEGLYLLQFVLEQITGKGLETLAQERVFTPFGMKNTSFVWQKQFENAVCFGHNDAGKPYELMRWKESSAGGSMSTTLADFTAFYTALLRHTGLQTTTFREMIRPQIRIRSRRQFGPMAWVDSTDNDAIALSYGLGVGVLQTPYGPAFFKEGHDEGWGHYSIAFPDKKIAIVIMTNNDNGERIFKELLAYSIGDTFTPWQWEAYIPYDAKL is encoded by the coding sequence ATGCTGTTTCTTCTTCGCTGCTCGCTACTTATTGCGCTGTTTAGCCATACTCTACGCGCTCAAACACTTCATCGGCTCGACGGCTCACGGCTTTCGGCAGACAGTCTGGATCATAGAATCAAACACTTAATGCAGGTTGCCAATGTATCGGGCGTGGCAATCTCCGTATTCAACAGGAACAAGCCCGTTTTCAGTCAAACGTATGGCCTGGCCGATGTACCCCGAAGCGTGTCGTTAACGCCTGAGTCAGTCATGTACGCGGCCTCATTCGCCAAAACGGTTTTTGCTTACATAGCTATGCAACTCGTGCAGGAGGGCAAACTGAATCTGGACCAGCCACTCATTACGTACCTCAACAAACCATTGCCCGACTACAAAATAGACGGCTGGAATCGCGGCTATCAGCATCTGCGGGAAGACCGGCGTTACGAAAAAATTACGGCCCGAATGTGCCTGAGCCATACAACCGGCTTCCCAAACTGGCGTTGGTTTGAACCCGACAAAAAGTTGAAAATCAAGTTCGAGCCGGGTACCCGGTACAGTTATTCGGGCGAAGGGTTGTATTTACTTCAGTTCGTTCTTGAACAAATTACGGGCAAAGGATTAGAAACGCTCGCGCAGGAACGTGTTTTTACCCCGTTCGGCATGAAAAACACGAGTTTCGTCTGGCAGAAACAATTTGAGAACGCTGTGTGCTTCGGCCACAATGACGCTGGAAAACCTTACGAACTCATGCGATGGAAAGAATCCAGCGCGGGCGGTTCGATGAGTACGACACTGGCCGATTTTACGGCGTTTTATACGGCTTTGCTACGCCATACCGGTTTGCAGACAACCACGTTCCGGGAAATGATACGACCGCAAATACGGATTCGGTCGCGTCGGCAGTTTGGGCCGATGGCATGGGTAGACAGCACCGATAATGACGCTATTGCGCTAAGCTACGGGCTTGGCGTTGGTGTGTTGCAAACGCCTTATGGCCCGGCTTTCTTCAAGGAAGGGCACGACGAAGGTTGGGGCCACTATTCGATTGCGTTCCCGGATAAAAAAATCGCCATTGTCATCATGACGAATAACGACAATGGCGAACGGATTTTCAAAGAGCTGCTGGCCTACAGCATCGGCGATACGTTCACGCCCTGGCAATGGGAAGCGTATATACCCTACGATGCTAAACTTTAA
- a CDS encoding M56 family metallopeptidase codes for MNLFLNFLSGPVADALGWTLLHALWQGFALVLPTAILLHFLQNRSSELRYRLSVSVLLGQVLLSAITFGWYYKPAVSAVASATLTTSAHSVAIRWAAVTKTLPWHQQVLLFLEAHLSQFVLVYFIGVAVFALRLVGGWAYLQRLRQTARVPSTLVVDDLANQLREVMQISAVVRVRESARVAMPMVVGMLKPVLLLPVGLVTQLSVRELEAVLAHELAHVKRYDYAVNLLQSVVEVLYFFHPALWWLSARVREEREHCCDDLAVQAIGGNGRMLAQALARIEEIRLTNQDAPALAMAFAGKRQQLLHRVRRMLGVPTRPFVSNASLAGLTLATLLLVSMSVYAVQQPTPKPKPKPKSTQRFSGVTSGNRIDYGMVEGRMTYVVFNGQRLPKPRVDRLQRQLDQVLTGQLNLDTVNQPDRDILLTIFEKSAAFDLGMKALSEGMAHIDYDNIVTSALENAPTFSEETLKELSEIDHNALVNDALAPLGNIGVLNDSLNRIRELHQRKLDSLSQLIQQRTKQGQAIAFQMEKLRFPIEEVERAEQVLNWRKDKLMEQREKLLEQHQRLLDNDGKQKLNQADIEKQLSSLEPEIKKQEAEIENLNKELEQNQAKLEAARQPLEQLEKENEKLHRQMSQLSDQMGNHSEAVAQLIGAVADVHVDVASPRPARAPRPPKPAPVARPAKPARPAAVSVPAPAPPAAVAPKKPRP; via the coding sequence ATGAATCTGTTCCTCAATTTTCTGTCGGGTCCTGTGGCCGACGCGCTGGGCTGGACGCTGCTGCACGCGCTCTGGCAGGGATTCGCGCTGGTGTTGCCCACGGCCATTTTACTGCATTTTCTACAAAATCGGTCGAGCGAACTGCGATACCGGCTAAGTGTGTCGGTGTTGCTGGGGCAGGTGTTGCTATCGGCCATCACGTTCGGCTGGTATTATAAACCGGCTGTTTCGGCGGTAGCATCGGCCACGCTGACAACATCAGCGCACAGTGTTGCCATTCGGTGGGCGGCTGTTACGAAAACGCTGCCCTGGCATCAGCAGGTGCTGCTTTTTCTGGAAGCCCATCTGAGCCAGTTTGTACTGGTTTATTTCATTGGCGTGGCTGTGTTTGCGCTGCGATTAGTAGGCGGCTGGGCCTACCTTCAACGTCTGCGCCAAACGGCCCGAGTTCCGTCTACGCTGGTGGTCGATGATCTGGCAAATCAACTGCGGGAAGTTATGCAGATTAGCGCGGTGGTGCGCGTTCGGGAGTCGGCGCGGGTAGCCATGCCTATGGTAGTGGGTATGCTGAAGCCTGTATTGCTGTTGCCGGTTGGCTTGGTTACGCAGTTATCGGTTCGTGAACTGGAAGCGGTATTGGCGCATGAACTGGCCCACGTGAAGCGGTATGATTATGCCGTAAATCTCCTCCAATCGGTTGTTGAGGTACTCTATTTCTTTCATCCAGCCCTGTGGTGGCTGTCGGCGCGGGTGCGCGAAGAGCGCGAACACTGCTGCGACGACCTGGCCGTACAAGCCATCGGCGGCAATGGCCGGATGCTGGCACAGGCATTGGCGCGTATCGAAGAAATTCGGCTTACCAATCAGGATGCGCCCGCGCTGGCAATGGCTTTTGCCGGAAAACGGCAGCAGCTATTGCACCGGGTTCGGCGGATGCTGGGCGTTCCAACGCGGCCTTTCGTCTCGAATGCAAGCCTGGCCGGGCTAACATTGGCTACCCTGCTATTGGTGAGTATGTCGGTTTATGCCGTGCAGCAGCCAACGCCCAAACCGAAGCCTAAACCCAAATCGACACAGCGATTTAGTGGCGTCACGAGCGGCAACCGGATTGACTATGGTATGGTAGAAGGTCGAATGACTTACGTAGTTTTTAACGGCCAACGCCTGCCCAAACCACGCGTCGACCGGCTGCAACGCCAGCTCGATCAGGTACTGACCGGCCAGCTCAATCTCGATACGGTTAATCAGCCCGATCGTGATATTTTGCTGACTATCTTTGAGAAATCGGCAGCTTTTGACTTAGGGATGAAGGCATTATCAGAAGGTATGGCACACATCGACTACGACAATATCGTAACGTCGGCGTTGGAAAACGCCCCGACGTTTTCGGAAGAAACACTGAAAGAACTTTCGGAAATCGATCACAACGCTTTGGTGAATGATGCGTTGGCTCCGCTTGGTAATATAGGTGTGCTAAACGATTCGCTGAACCGTATACGAGAGCTGCATCAGCGAAAATTAGATAGTTTAAGCCAGTTGATTCAACAACGGACAAAGCAAGGACAGGCAATTGCTTTTCAAATGGAAAAACTCCGGTTTCCAATTGAGGAAGTTGAACGCGCCGAGCAAGTGCTGAACTGGCGGAAAGACAAGTTGATGGAGCAACGTGAAAAATTGCTGGAGCAACACCAGCGATTACTGGATAACGATGGCAAACAAAAGCTAAATCAGGCCGATATTGAGAAGCAATTGAGTAGCCTTGAACCAGAAATCAAAAAACAGGAAGCCGAAATTGAAAATCTAAACAAAGAGCTTGAACAAAATCAGGCGAAGCTTGAAGCGGCTCGGCAGCCGCTGGAACAGTTGGAGAAAGAGAATGAAAAGTTACACAGGCAGATGAGCCAACTCTCCGATCAAATGGGCAATCACAGCGAGGCTGTTGCTCAGTTAATTGGCGCAGTTGCTGATGTGCATGTAGACGTTGCCTCTCCGCGTCCGGCTCGTGCGCCCCGCCCGCCAAAACCTGCCCCTGTAGCCCGCCCGGCCAAACCGGCCCGCCCGGCTGCTGTGTCTGTACCGGCACCGGCACCACCGGCGGCAGTTGCACCTAAAAAACCACGTCCGTAA
- the gatB gene encoding Asp-tRNA(Asn)/Glu-tRNA(Gln) amidotransferase subunit GatB — translation MVAEATLSPDAAQPDVYAQYEAVVGLEVHCQLLTNSKIFAADANAFGAEPNTNISVITLAHPGTLPKLNRKAVEYAVRMGLACGCDITRHNVFARKNYFYPDLPKGYQLSQDKGPICVGGGIPVKAKDPQTGQTYHTTIQIHHIHLEEDAGKSIHDGDDWATQLDYNRAGTPLIEMVTEPCIRTADEAGQYLTEVRRLVRYLDICDGNMEEGSLRCDVNVSIRPRGATHLGTKVEVKNLNSIRNVMRAVDSEFRRQVELTETGGTIVQETRTFDAATGRSSAMREKETMNDYRYFPDPDLTPVVISDEWLADIRAQMPALPTELYQKFITHYGLPDYDASLLTDAKELADYYEAVCRHTTNYKAASNWIMGPVKGQLNEKTLRDRQFPLSAERLAALVDLVDNGTVSQTAAQQLFALMQQQPDVRPTDLAQQHGLVQNRNTDALQALVEEVLAAWPDKVEQYRKGKKNLLGMFVGEVMKKSKGAADPKLVNELLAKLLQAK, via the coding sequence ATGGTAGCCGAAGCGACTCTCTCGCCTGATGCGGCCCAGCCGGATGTTTATGCGCAGTACGAAGCCGTTGTTGGGCTTGAGGTTCACTGTCAGTTATTGACCAACAGCAAAATCTTCGCTGCCGACGCCAACGCGTTTGGGGCCGAACCCAATACCAATATCAGCGTAATCACGCTGGCTCATCCCGGTACGCTGCCCAAATTAAACCGCAAGGCCGTGGAATACGCCGTTCGGATGGGGCTGGCCTGTGGCTGCGACATTACCCGCCATAACGTTTTCGCCCGGAAAAATTATTTCTATCCCGACCTGCCGAAAGGCTATCAGCTTTCGCAGGATAAAGGGCCAATCTGTGTAGGGGGTGGTATTCCGGTGAAAGCTAAAGACCCGCAAACGGGTCAGACCTATCACACAACCATTCAGATTCACCATATCCATCTTGAAGAAGACGCTGGCAAAAGCATTCACGATGGCGACGACTGGGCCACGCAGTTAGATTACAACCGCGCCGGAACGCCCCTCATCGAGATGGTGACGGAACCCTGTATCCGCACTGCCGACGAAGCCGGGCAATACCTGACCGAAGTTCGGCGATTGGTTCGCTACCTCGATATTTGCGACGGCAATATGGAAGAAGGCTCGCTGCGCTGCGATGTAAATGTTTCCATCCGGCCCAGGGGCGCGACTCATCTCGGTACGAAAGTTGAAGTAAAAAACCTGAACTCGATTCGGAACGTGATGCGGGCCGTCGACAGTGAGTTTCGGCGGCAGGTCGAACTGACCGAAACGGGCGGAACTATTGTGCAGGAAACCCGGACGTTCGATGCCGCTACGGGACGCAGTTCGGCCATGCGCGAGAAAGAAACGATGAACGACTACCGCTACTTTCCTGACCCCGACCTGACCCCGGTTGTGATCTCAGACGAGTGGCTGGCCGACATTCGGGCGCAAATGCCCGCTCTGCCGACCGAGTTGTACCAGAAGTTTATAACGCATTACGGCCTGCCCGATTACGATGCATCGCTGCTGACCGACGCCAAAGAACTGGCCGACTACTACGAAGCGGTGTGTCGGCACACGACCAATTACAAAGCAGCCTCAAACTGGATTATGGGTCCGGTGAAGGGGCAACTCAACGAAAAAACCCTGCGCGACCGCCAGTTTCCGCTGTCGGCAGAGCGGTTGGCCGCGTTGGTCGATTTGGTTGATAACGGAACGGTGAGCCAAACGGCGGCCCAGCAGTTGTTTGCCCTGATGCAGCAGCAGCCCGACGTTCGGCCAACCGATCTGGCACAGCAGCATGGGCTGGTGCAGAACCGCAATACCGACGCCCTGCAAGCGTTGGTAGAAGAGGTGCTGGCGGCCTGGCCCGACAAAGTGGAACAGTACCGAAAAGGCAAGAAAAACTTGCTGGGTATGTTTGTTGGGGAAGTGATGAAAAAATCGAAAGGGGCTGCCGACCCAAAATTGGTGAATGAATTGTTAGCGAAGTTGTTACAAGCAAAATGA